In Nocardioides bizhenqiangii, the DNA window GTTGAGCGAAGCTGGCTACTTCGACGGCTTCGGGGTCTTGCAGTCGACCTTGGGGTTGACGCCGACGTAGTTGAGCGGTCCCGCGACGATCGTGAGCGCGGTGTCGGCGAAGTCGCGACAGCTGACGTCCTTGTCCGGGTTGAAGTACCCGCGCTGGAACGCTGCCAGCACTCCGATGATGAGCCAGATCACCACGATCACGCCAACGACTCCACTGCCTCGCCTCATGACTACCTCCCTGGTGGGAGGGAGGTACCCACGACGACGCTGTCCAGCCGGGCCGGGGCGTTCAGCCGAGGACGGCGGCCAGCTGGTCGATGCCCCAGTGCAGGTCTTCGTCGGAGATCACCAACGGGGGAGCGAGCCGGATCGTGGAGCCGTGGGTGTCCTTGGCAAGGACGCCGCGCGCCATCAGCCGCTCGCAGATCTCGCGCCCGGTGCCGATGGTCGGGTCGATGTCGACGCCGGCCCACAAGCCACGGGAGCGGACGGCGATCACGCCGTGCCCGACCAGCGCGTCGAGCCGCTCCCGCAGCACGAGACCGAGCTCGGTCGCCCGGGTCTGGAACTCGCCGGTCGCCAGCATGCTGACGACCTCGCTGCCGACGGCGCAGGCCAGCGGGTTGCCGCCGAAGGTCGAGCCGTGCTGGCCCGGCTTGAGGACGCCCAGCACCGAGCGGTCTCCGACGACCGCCGACACTGGCACGATGCCGCCGCCGAGCGCCTTGCCGAGCAGGTAGAGGTCGGGGACGACACCTTCGTGGTCGCACGCGAACGTGCGTCCGGTGCGCCCGAGACCGGCCTGGATCTCGTCGGCGGCGAGCAGCACGTTCTCGCGGGTGCAGACCTCGCGCACGTCGCGCAGGTAACCATCGGGCGGGATGATCACGCCGCCCTCGCCCTGGATCGGCTCGATGAGCACGGCCACGGTGTGCGGCGTGATCGCCGCCTCGAGCGCCGCGAGGTCGCCGTACGGGACCATGTCGAAGCCCGGGGTGAACGGGCCGAACCCGTTGCGTGCGTCGGGGTCGTCGGAGAACCCGACGATGGTGGTCGTGCGGCCGTGGAAGTTGCCGCCCGCGACAATGATCCGGGCCTGGTCGGCGGGGACGCCCTTGACCTCGTAGCCCCACTTGCGGCTGACCTTGATCGCGGTCTCGACGGCCTCGGCACCGGTGTTCATCGGCAGCACCAGCTCCTTGCCGCACAGGTCACCGAGCGCGGCGCAGAAGTCGGCGAACACGTCGTGGATGAACGCGCGGCTGGTGAGGGTCAGCTTGTCGAGCTGGGCGTGTGCCGCGGCGACCAGGCGCGGGTGGCTGTGACCGAAGTTCAGCGCCGAGTAGCCGGCGAGCAGGTCGAGGTAGCGGCGGCCGTCGACGTCCGTCATCCAGGCGCCCTCGCCGTGCGCGAGCACGACCGGCAGCGGGTGGTAGTTGTGCGCCGTTCGCGCCTCGGCGCGCTCGATCGCTGCCTGCACCGTCGGCGTGCTCGCCGACGTACCGGTGATGATGGTCATGGTCGCCTCCCTCGCTGCTCTGTCTGCGGCCTGTCTATCACGCATTGTCTGACAATCTGCAAACCACGGTAGCGGGTCGACGCAACTCGCCGAATCTTTGCCGGCCAGTTCTGGCAGTCGTTAGATGCCGCCGGCCCCACCCCGCTCCAAGGGTGGGACCGGCGACGGTACCGACGAGGGCAGAGCCTCAGTCGGAGCTGACGTCGCGCAGGGGGGCGCCGACGTCATGCATGTGCCGCAGCCCGATGGCGTAGGACTCCAGGAGGTTGGTCTCCATGTAGGAGATCCCACGCTCGTGGCAGTGGTTCTCGATGATCGGCTGGGCTCGCCTGAGGTTCGGGCGCGGCATGCTGGGGAACAGGTGGTGCTCGATCTGCAGGTTGAGCCCCCCGAGTGCGAAGTCGACGGCAGGACCACCGCGGACGTTGCGCGAGGTCAGCACCTGGCGTAGCAACGGATCCGTGGCCTCCTCGGGGGTCAGCGGCGGCATGCCCTTGTGCGCCGGGGCGAACGAGCTGCCGAGGTAGACGCCGAAGAGCGCCTGGTGGATGGCGAGGAAGACCAGGCCCTGGGCCCAGGTCATGGTGCCGATCAGCAGTGCGAAGTAGAGGACGAAGTGGCCGAGCAGCAGCGCGATCTCCGTCTTCCGGTAGCGAAGCCCGGGCCGGATCACGGCCCGTACGCTCGAGACCCGCAGGTTGAGGGCCTCCAGCGTCAGCATCGGGAAGAACAGTCCGGCCTGGTGCCGCGTCAGCCATCCCGCCATGCCCTTCCGGGCACGGGCCTGGTCGGCGTCGAACACGAAGGCGCCGACCGCGACGTCAGGATCGGACTCGAGGTCGTTGGGGTGGGCGTGGTGGGCGTTGTGCTTGGCATGCCACCACCCGTAGCTCATGCCGATGAGCAGGTCGCCGTGCACCAGGGCGAGCAGAGCTGTCGCCCGCCCGCCCTGGGCGATCTGGTGGTGAGCGGCGTCGTGGGCGAAGAACGCGATCTGGGTGGACATGAACGCAAACGCGGGGGCCAGCAGGATGGCCCACCACGAGTCGCGCAGCAGCACCATGCCGCCCACGATGAGGGCGAGACCCAGCAGATTGAGGCTCCCCAACAGGGAATAGAACCGGGGTCTACGGTGGAGGAGTCCTCTACTTCTGATTTCCCGAACCAGATCGCTGTAGCCGCTCTCGATGGAGCCGCTGTGGGGGCGTTGACGGACTGACTCGGTGGAGGACATGAAAATCCCGGCTGCTCGCTGATTGCGCCGCCGGGGTCCGAGGTGGCCTTGTTCTCTTTGAGGCTACTCCTACTGCCTGAGGGGTGGAAGCGTGAGGACCACCGCCCAGATCCTCGACGCGATCTACACAGACGGCTCGGGGGGC includes these proteins:
- the rocD gene encoding ornithine--oxo-acid transaminase, giving the protein MTIITGTSASTPTVQAAIERAEARTAHNYHPLPVVLAHGEGAWMTDVDGRRYLDLLAGYSALNFGHSHPRLVAAAHAQLDKLTLTSRAFIHDVFADFCAALGDLCGKELVLPMNTGAEAVETAIKVSRKWGYEVKGVPADQARIIVAGGNFHGRTTTIVGFSDDPDARNGFGPFTPGFDMVPYGDLAALEAAITPHTVAVLIEPIQGEGGVIIPPDGYLRDVREVCTRENVLLAADEIQAGLGRTGRTFACDHEGVVPDLYLLGKALGGGIVPVSAVVGDRSVLGVLKPGQHGSTFGGNPLACAVGSEVVSMLATGEFQTRATELGLVLRERLDALVGHGVIAVRSRGLWAGVDIDPTIGTGREICERLMARGVLAKDTHGSTIRLAPPLVISDEDLHWGIDQLAAVLG
- a CDS encoding fatty acid desaturase family protein, which codes for MGSLNLLGLALIVGGMVLLRDSWWAILLAPAFAFMSTQIAFFAHDAAHHQIAQGGRATALLALVHGDLLIGMSYGWWHAKHNAHHAHPNDLESDPDVAVGAFVFDADQARARKGMAGWLTRHQAGLFFPMLTLEALNLRVSSVRAVIRPGLRYRKTEIALLLGHFVLYFALLIGTMTWAQGLVFLAIHQALFGVYLGSSFAPAHKGMPPLTPEEATDPLLRQVLTSRNVRGGPAVDFALGGLNLQIEHHLFPSMPRPNLRRAQPIIENHCHERGISYMETNLLESYAIGLRHMHDVGAPLRDVSSD